A window of Syntrophaceae bacterium genomic DNA:
CGAGCAGGAATACATGCGCCGCAAGGGACTGACGCCGGACGCCGCGGCGAAGACGGATTCGGGCCAAAGCGACGGGGACGAGGCTGACGGCGGGGAAGGAAAGAACAAGAACGGCGGCAACGGCCGCTGGAAGGAGACGCAGCATGGATCCGAAACTCAGGCAGCTCATTGACGAGATCAACGGGGGCAAGACGGGCGGCCGCCTGTCCCGCCATGTCGACATGGAGTGCCGGGCCGCAGAGGGGAGGGAGGGCATCTACGAGCTGTCCTTCTCGAGCGAGACGCCGGTCGAGCGCTGGTGGGGGATCGAGATCCTGGACCACAGCCGAGGCTCCGTGCGGTTGGACCGGCTCAATTCCGCCGGCAGCCTTTTGTTCAATCACAACCGCGACCTGCTGATCGGCGCGATTGAGAGCGCCCGCATCGACGAGAGGGCGCGGCGCGGCCGTGCGGAAGTGCGGTTCTCCCCGTCGGCCGTCGGCCAGGAGAAGCGGGCGGAGGTCGACGCCGGCGTGCTGCGGACGACATCCGTGTCCTACCTCATCCACGCCATGGTCCTCGAGAAGGAAGAGGACGGCGTGCAGACCTATCGCGTCACCGACTGGGAACCCCTCGAGGTCTCCCTCGTCACGATCCCGGCCGACCCCGGCGTGGGCGTCGGCCGTTCGCGGCAGATCCCCGCCGGCCAGGGCGTCGGCGTGAAAACCAATCCTGACAAGGAGGAAACGAAGATGGACGAGAAAGAGATTCAGAAGCGAATCGACGACGCCCGCAAGCAGGGCGGCGACGAGGAGTCCACCCGGGTCAAGGCGATCCTTGGCCTCGTGAAGGAGGGCGACAACCGGCGTTTCGCCGACGTGGCCCTGCGCTACGTGGAAGCCGGCGCGAGTCCCGACGACTTCAAGCGGGCCCTCGAGGAGCTCAAGCGGCTCGACCCGAAGCCGGTCATCGACACGGATCCGGCCATCGGCATGTCGAACCGCGACATCCGGCAGTTCTCGATCGTGCGGGCGATCCGCGCCATGGCCGAAGGCAACCGCGGCCTGGCCGCCTTCGAGTTCGAGTGCTCGGAGGCCGTGGCCAAGCGGCTGCACAAGTCTCCCCAGGGATTCTTCGTCCCCTACGACGTCCTCACGGGAAGGCGCGACCTGGTGAAAGGCACCCCCACGGCCGGAGGCCATCTCGTGGCGACGGAACTCCTGGCGGCCTCCTTCATCGAGCTGCTACGGAACAAGATGCTTCTCCGCCGTCTCGGGGCCCAGGTCCTGGGCGGCCTCGTGGGCGACATCGCCATCCCGAAGCAGACGGGCGGCGCGACCGCCTACTGGGTCGGCGAGACTGTCGACGTAACCGAAAGCCAGCAGACCTTCGGGCAGGTGGCCCTTTCGCCCCGGACGGTCGGGACGTACACGGACATCTCCCGGAAACTGCTCATCCAGTCCTCCATCGATGTGGAGGCCTTCGTCCGCAACGACCTAGCCACCGTGCTGGCTCTGGCGATCGATTACGCCGGCATCAACGGCCTTGGTTCCGGCTCCAGCCAGCCGCTGGGCATCCTGCAGACGTCCGGCATCGGGGCCGTCGCCATCGGCACCGACGGAGGCGCCCCGACCTGGGGACACATCGTCGATCTCGAGACCGAGGTGTCCATCGACAACGCGGACATCGGCTCGCTCGCCTACCTGACCAACGCGAAGGTGCGCGGCAAGCTCAAGAAGACCTTCATCAACTCCACCTACGGCGAGATTCCCGTTTGGGGGCAGGGCGACGAACCCGGTTTCGGCGAGCTCAACGGCTACCGGGCCGGCGTTTCCAACCAGGTCCCCAGCAACCTGACCAAGAACGCGGGATCGAACCTC
This region includes:
- a CDS encoding phage major capsid protein, translating into MDPKLRQLIDEINGGKTGGRLSRHVDMECRAAEGREGIYELSFSSETPVERWWGIEILDHSRGSVRLDRLNSAGSLLFNHNRDLLIGAIESARIDERARRGRAEVRFSPSAVGQEKRAEVDAGVLRTTSVSYLIHAMVLEKEEDGVQTYRVTDWEPLEVSLVTIPADPGVGVGRSRQIPAGQGVGVKTNPDKEETKMDEKEIQKRIDDARKQGGDEESTRVKAILGLVKEGDNRRFADVALRYVEAGASPDDFKRALEELKRLDPKPVIDTDPAIGMSNRDIRQFSIVRAIRAMAEGNRGLAAFEFECSEAVAKRLHKSPQGFFVPYDVLTGRRDLVKGTPTAGGHLVATELLAASFIELLRNKMLLRRLGAQVLGGLVGDIAIPKQTGGATAYWVGETVDVTESQQTFGQVALSPRTVGTYTDISRKLLIQSSIDVEAFVRNDLATVLALAIDYAGINGLGSGSSQPLGILQTSGIGAVAIGTDGGAPTWGHIVDLETEVSIDNADIGSLAYLTNAKVRGKLKKTFINSTYGEIPVWGQGDEPGFGELNGYRAGVSNQVPSNLTKNAGSNLSAIIFGNFSDYIIGEWGAIDILIDPYTGGASGTVRVRVLQDVDGACRRAESFAAIVDASTT